In the Nymphalis io chromosome 2, ilAglIoxx1.1, whole genome shotgun sequence genome, one interval contains:
- the LOC126778875 gene encoding diuretic hormone 1 isoform X3, producing MMSWAIWCAMVVACCACAQAAPASNALTPAIDWAQFDSTAPDDESIGYAVPSMSGRLTAGAPWLYLLAEVPRDSQENDRVKRRMPQLSIDMPMSVLRNKLNLEMERKVHALRAAVNRNFLNDIGKRGSNVRSSEVDKY from the exons ATG ATGTCGTGGGCGATCTGGTGCGCTATGGTGGTAGCGTGTTGCGCGTGCGCACAGGCTGCACCTGCATCTAACGCGCTTACACCAGCTATCGATTGGGCGCAGTTTGACTCAACGGCTCCAGACGAT gaAAGCATCGGTTACGCTGTTCCTTCCATGAGCGGACGCCTCACGGCCGGCGCGCCTTGGCTCTACCTCTTAGCTGAAGTTCCACGTGATTCtcag GAGAATGACCGTGTGAAGCGACGCATGCCTCAGCTGTCCATCGACATGCCGATGTCCGTTCTACGAAATAAGCTGAATCTCGAGATGGAAAGGAAGGTTCATGCTCTGCGGGCTGCTGTCAATAGAAACTTCCTCAACGATATTGGAAAGAGAG GTTCCAACGTAAGATCGTCGGAAgtcgataaatattaa
- the LOC126778875 gene encoding diuretic hormone 45 isoform X1, whose product MMSWAIWCAMVVACCACAQAAPASNALTPAIDWAQFDSTAPDDESIGYAVPSMSGRLTAGAPWLYLLAEVPRDSQNVAELHEGRARPKRKMPSLSINNPMEVLRQRLLLEVARKQMREANQRQAVANRVFLQNVGKRGFWANTVPSRYDN is encoded by the exons ATG ATGTCGTGGGCGATCTGGTGCGCTATGGTGGTAGCGTGTTGCGCGTGCGCACAGGCTGCACCTGCATCTAACGCGCTTACACCAGCTATCGATTGGGCGCAGTTTGACTCAACGGCTCCAGACGAT gaAAGCATCGGTTACGCTGTTCCTTCCATGAGCGGACGCCTCACGGCCGGCGCGCCTTGGCTCTACCTCTTAGCTGAAGTTCCACGTGATTCtcag aatgttgCTGAACTCCACGAAGGGCGCGCGAGGCCGAAACGGAAGATGCCGTCGCTCTCCATCAACAACCCCATGGAGGTTCTTCGCCAGCGACTCCTGCTCGAAGTGGCCCGCAAACAGATGCGCGAAGCAAACCAGCGGCAGGCCGTTGCCAACAGAGTATTCTTACAAAACGTGGGTAAACGag GTTTTTGGGCTAATACAGTTCCATCACGCTACGACAATTAA
- the LOC126778875 gene encoding diuretic hormone 1 isoform X2, which yields MMSWAIWCAMVVACCACAQAAPASNALTPAIDWAQFDSTAPDDESIGYAVPSMSGRLTAGAPWLYLLAEVPRDSQVSSNEGLARSRRTLYVSVNPAVEILQREAYNNYLERQAHANRDFLNCVGKRDPWSNPDCILKH from the exons ATG ATGTCGTGGGCGATCTGGTGCGCTATGGTGGTAGCGTGTTGCGCGTGCGCACAGGCTGCACCTGCATCTAACGCGCTTACACCAGCTATCGATTGGGCGCAGTTTGACTCAACGGCTCCAGACGAT gaAAGCATCGGTTACGCTGTTCCTTCCATGAGCGGACGCCTCACGGCCGGCGCGCCTTGGCTCTACCTCTTAGCTGAAGTTCCACGTGATTCtcag GTTTCAAGTAATGAGGGTTTGGCTCGCTCACGACGCACCCTCTACGTATCCGTGAATCCTGCGGTGGAAATACTACAACGGGAAGCATACAACAATTATCTGGAAAGACAAGCACACGCCAACCGTGATTTTCTGAACTGCGTGGGAAAACGAG ATCCTTGGAGCAACCCAGACTGCATATTGAAGCATTAA